TCCCAGGTCGAGCTCCCCGCGCTCCACCAGCTTGCGCACCGTGGAGCCGTCGACGTACTCCATGGTGATGAAGGTGGTATCGTCCGATTCCTCGATGTCGTAGATCTGCGCGATGGCGGGATGGTTGACGGCGGAGGCGGCCCTCGCCTCCTGGATGAAGCGGCGGCGGCGATCGGAGTCCTGCAGCACCTCGGGCTTCAGGACCTTGAGGGCGACGGGGCGGCCGAGCCGCGTGTCGCGTGCCCGATACACGACCCCCATGCCCCCCTTGCCCAGGAGCTCCTCGACCGTGTAATTCTTCAGCGTCTTGCCGATCAACGATCCCGCCCCCGCTTTCCGATCGTCACTACGGGCTGAGCCCCGAAACGGTTCATCATTCTATCGTCATGCCCCATTTCTCCGAAAGCGGAACTCCCTTGTCGCCCTCAGGACACGTCACCATCCCTCCAAGATGCGCTCGGCCGGAGGATTATTGCCGAAAGCATTCATCTTCGAGCATGTCTCGATTCATTGTCCCCGAAGCATCGCTTGCAAAAGCTTGGTGCCTTGGACGATACTCCGACACCAAAATCCAGGACGGGCAGGCAGACCATTCACTGGAGACGGCCGTGAAAGGATTCAAGGAGTTCCTGCTCCAGACCAATGCCCTCGCGCTCGCGATCGGCGTCATCATCGGCGGCGCGGCCGGCAAAGTGGTCACCTCGCTGGTCAATGACATTCTGATGCCCCCCCTCGGGCTCCTCCTGGGCAACGTCGACTTCAGCAACCTGTTCATCAGTCTGGGCGCCACGCATTACGACACTCTGGCCCAGGCGCAGGCCGCCGGCGCCCCGACCTTGCGCTACGGCGTCTTCCTCAACACGGTCATCGACTTCGTCATCGTGGCCTTTTGCATCTACGTCATCAGCAAGGCCCTTCTCAAGCCCGCTCCCGCCGGCCCGGCGATGAAGGAGTGCCCGCAGTGCGGCGAGATGGTGATCGCCAAGGCCAAGAAGTGCAAGTTCTGCACGAGTCCCATCTAGTTCCAGATCACCGGCGGGAGCCCCGGCCCGCGCCCCGAGAGGAGGATATCCGTTGGACCGCTTCCGGACGCTTCGATTCTTCGCCGGTTCCGCCACGGCGCTGCTCCTTTCCTTTGCCTGTCTCTCTGCCGAGGACAAGCCGGCCGAGCCGCCGAAGCTGGGCTGGGGAGACGTGGGGGAGCTCGCGTACGTCGCGACCTCGGGGAACTCCGAGGTCAACACCCTCGGCTTCAAGAACCTGCTGAGCCGCCGCTGGGAGAACGCGCTCCTCGAGATCAACGCGGGCGGCATCCGCTCCCGCTCCACCGTCACCACTCACACCGTCTCCTCGGCCGGCCCTCCGGTGGACATCGCCGAAGACTCCGATTCGAGCCTCACCGCCGAAGCCTACTACGCCAACGGGAAATACAGTCGGGACATCACCAAGACCTTTTTCTGGTACGGCTTCGCCGGCTGGGAGCGCAACCGCTTCTCCGGGATCGAGAACCGGACCACGGTGGCGGGCGGCGTCGGGAACATCTGGAAGGACACCGATCGCGTCAGGTTCCGCACCGATTACGCGCTGAGCTACGTCGATGAGGAGGATGTCGCCGAGCCTCCCGACTTCGACGGGACCTACGTCGCGGCTCGCCTTAGCTCGACCTACCAGCAGAAGTTCGGCGAGGTCACGACCTACGGCAACGACTTCATGATCGAGGACGACCTGAACGACACCACCAACTGGCGGGGCGACATGACCAACTGGGTCGCGGTCGCCATGTCGGCGCGCTTCTCCCTGAAGGCCAGCCTGCGATGGCTGTACGATCACGAGCCGGCGCAGGCGGCGGCCTCCGACCCGCTCGGGCTGCTTCCGCCCGGCGAGGTGGCTTTCTTCGAGCTCGACAAGCTGGACACCATTTTCACCACATCGCTCGTCGTCAAATTCTGAGGGTCCCGGGGCGCATTCAACACTCGAGGAGGATCCTGCCCATGACGAAAAAAGCTTTGCTGCTGATGGCGGCGCTGGCGCTGATCGCCACGCCCGCCGCGGCGGAGCGCGGACAGAAGGGGGACTGGGAGCTGGGAGGGTACGGCGGAATCGGCTTTCCCGATACCTATGAGCCAGACTCCGGCACCGAGCTGAACCCGCAGGACGGCTGGCTGTATGGAGCGCGCTTCGGCTATTTCATCACCAACACCTGGAGCGCCGAAGGATCGATCCAGACGTTCAACACCAAGACCGACTATCCCGCTTCGGCCGGGCTGAGCAACGACGATATCGGCATCGATTCGTACCGGATCAACGCGCTTTACAACTTCCGCCCGGGGCAGGCGTTCCGCTGGTTCCTGACCGGCGGCCTGGGCCGCGAGAAGACGAGCGGCAACGCCCTCTCCAGCAGCGACATGGGGATCAATGCGGGCGGCGGCGCGCGCTGGTATTTCGGCAAATACTTCGGGCTGCGGTTGGACGGCAAGGTCGTCAGAATCAACTACGACGACGTCCCGGCGCAGCACAATCTCGAAGCGACGGTCGGCGTCTTGTGGTCCTTCGGGGGCGAGCCTGCCGGGCCGCCGCCCGATGCCGACGGCGACGGCGTTCCGGACAAGAAGGACAAGTGCCCCAACACGGCGGCCGGCGCCCGCGTCGATGAGAAGGGCTGCCCGATCGACACCGACGGCGACGGCGTTCCCGACGGGATCGACGCTTGTCCAAACTCCCCGAAGGACAGCAAGGTGGATGCGACCGGTTGCCCGCCTGACGCCGACAAGGATGGCGTGACCGACGACAAGGACGCCTGTCCCAACACGCCGCAGGGCACTCCAGTGGACGAGAAGGGCTGCCCGCGCGATTCCGACGGCGACGGCGTCACCGACGACAAGGACCGCTGCCCCAACACGCCGGCCGGGACCGAGGTCGATGCCAACGGCTGTCCGAAGCCGGAGCCGCCTCCGCCGCCTCCTGCCGAGCCTCCTGCGGAGGTCGCCCGCGTCTTCAACGGCGTGCTGGAAGGGGTGAACTTCGCCACCGGCAGCGCCAACCTGACCGCCAATTCCAAGACCATCCTGGACAGCGTCGCCAAGACGCTGCAGGAGTGGCCCGAAGTGAAGGTCGAGATCCAGGGACATACCGACTCGCAGGCCAACGACGACTTCAACATGAAGCTGTCGCAGGCGCGCGCCGAATCGGTGAAGAAGTACCTGGTCTCGAAAGGAGTGGACGCTTCGCGGCTGACGACGCAGGGTTACGGCGAGACGAAACCGATCGCCGACAATGCCACGGCCGAGGGGCGGGCCAAGAACCGCCGCGTGGAGCTGCACCAGATCAAGTAAGCGGGCAAGCGAGGGATCCTGGAGGCGCCCCGGGGGAGACTCCGGGGCGCCTTTTTTTGCTTTGGGTTAAGATTCGTCGCACCGGAGGATAGATGAAAGACTTCGAAGGACTGGGAGTCTTCTACCTGGGCCGCCTCCTGGACTCGGCCGGCGCGCCGACCTCCGAGGCGCTTCTCTACGACTCGCGGGATCTGACCACCCACGCCGTCTGCATCGGCATGACCGGCAGCGGCAAGACCGGATTGTGCCTGTCGCTTCTCGAAGAAGCCGCGCTCGACGGCGTCCCCGCCATCGCCATCGACCCCAAAGGCGACCTGGGCAACCTGCTGCTCGCTTTCCCCGATCTGTCCCCCGCCGATTTCCGCCCCT
The sequence above is a segment of the Candidatus Polarisedimenticolia bacterium genome. Coding sequences within it:
- the mscL gene encoding large conductance mechanosensitive channel protein MscL codes for the protein MKGFKEFLLQTNALALAIGVIIGGAAGKVVTSLVNDILMPPLGLLLGNVDFSNLFISLGATHYDTLAQAQAAGAPTLRYGVFLNTVIDFVIVAFCIYVISKALLKPAPAGPAMKECPQCGEMVIAKAKKCKFCTSPI
- a CDS encoding DUF481 domain-containing protein, whose amino-acid sequence is MDRFRTLRFFAGSATALLLSFACLSAEDKPAEPPKLGWGDVGELAYVATSGNSEVNTLGFKNLLSRRWENALLEINAGGIRSRSTVTTHTVSSAGPPVDIAEDSDSSLTAEAYYANGKYSRDITKTFFWYGFAGWERNRFSGIENRTTVAGGVGNIWKDTDRVRFRTDYALSYVDEEDVAEPPDFDGTYVAARLSSTYQQKFGEVTTYGNDFMIEDDLNDTTNWRGDMTNWVAVAMSARFSLKASLRWLYDHEPAQAAASDPLGLLPPGEVAFFELDKLDTIFTTSLVVKF
- a CDS encoding OmpA family protein, whose translation is MTKKALLLMAALALIATPAAAERGQKGDWELGGYGGIGFPDTYEPDSGTELNPQDGWLYGARFGYFITNTWSAEGSIQTFNTKTDYPASAGLSNDDIGIDSYRINALYNFRPGQAFRWFLTGGLGREKTSGNALSSSDMGINAGGGARWYFGKYFGLRLDGKVVRINYDDVPAQHNLEATVGVLWSFGGEPAGPPPDADGDGVPDKKDKCPNTAAGARVDEKGCPIDTDGDGVPDGIDACPNSPKDSKVDATGCPPDADKDGVTDDKDACPNTPQGTPVDEKGCPRDSDGDGVTDDKDRCPNTPAGTEVDANGCPKPEPPPPPPAEPPAEVARVFNGVLEGVNFATGSANLTANSKTILDSVAKTLQEWPEVKVEIQGHTDSQANDDFNMKLSQARAESVKKYLVSKGVDASRLTTQGYGETKPIADNATAEGRAKNRRVELHQIK